A portion of the Streptomyces sp. NBC_01335 genome contains these proteins:
- a CDS encoding carbohydrate ABC transporter permease, translating to MTTTAPAGATAPPHASEAPPEPRRRRSLTGGGALFVLPFLVFFGLFLVWPVVQGLWMSLTDASLTLHDPEFVGLANYAEAFGDPDVWSSLGNTVVFTLISCVPLVVMALVMALLVHSGLVGQWVWRLAYFAPYLLPVTVVTLIWTWLYQPDIGFGNQLLTSLGLDPVGWLSDESVAMWSVAALTVWWTVGFNFLLYLSALQSLPVTFDEAAALDGAGAWRRLWSVTLPQLRHTTVLVAMLQVLASLKVFDQIYILTKGGPNGSTRPILEYVYDVGFTGYRLGYASAVSYVFFALVIVVSVVQLRFFRQEG from the coding sequence GTGACCACCACCGCACCCGCCGGAGCCACGGCGCCACCGCACGCCTCCGAAGCCCCGCCCGAGCCCCGGCGCCGCCGCTCCCTCACCGGCGGCGGAGCCCTGTTCGTCCTCCCGTTCCTGGTGTTCTTCGGGCTCTTCCTGGTCTGGCCCGTCGTCCAGGGCCTCTGGATGAGCCTCACCGACGCCTCCCTCACCCTGCACGACCCCGAGTTCGTCGGACTCGCCAACTACGCCGAGGCGTTCGGTGACCCGGACGTCTGGAGCAGCCTCGGCAACACCGTCGTCTTCACCCTCATATCCTGCGTGCCGCTCGTCGTGATGGCCCTGGTCATGGCGCTGCTCGTGCACAGCGGACTGGTCGGCCAGTGGGTGTGGCGCCTCGCCTACTTCGCCCCGTACCTGCTGCCCGTCACGGTGGTCACGCTCATCTGGACATGGCTCTACCAGCCCGACATCGGCTTCGGGAACCAGCTGCTGACGTCCCTCGGCCTGGATCCCGTCGGGTGGCTCTCCGACGAGTCGGTGGCGATGTGGTCCGTGGCGGCCCTCACCGTCTGGTGGACGGTGGGCTTCAACTTCCTGCTCTACCTCTCGGCCCTGCAATCGCTGCCCGTCACCTTCGACGAGGCCGCCGCGCTCGACGGCGCCGGCGCCTGGCGGCGCCTGTGGTCCGTCACCCTGCCGCAGTTGCGGCACACCACCGTCCTGGTCGCCATGCTCCAGGTGCTCGCCTCGCTCAAGGTGTTCGACCAGATCTACATCCTCACCAAGGGCGGCCCCAACGGCTCGACCCGCCCGATCCTGGAGTACGTCTACGACGTCGGCTTCACCGGATACCGGCTGGGCTACGCCTCCGCGGTCAGTTACGTCTTCTTCGCGCTCGTCATCGTCGTCTCCGTCGTGCAGCTCCGCTTCTTCCGTCAGGAGGGCTGA
- a CDS encoding carbohydrate ABC transporter permease: MSAVSTPVRRPRRPRREESGSPLLLGHGRLPRVLAGTALTVLAVVWLLPFLWAVATSLQSEQDVMKSGLSPFKGAFTLAAYRQIIDRGNVPTWAFNSVLIAALVTVLTVAVSTLAAYGFSRGTFRGKRALLAVTVAAIMVPPQLLIVPLFEQMTTFHLVDTYAAVILPQVVAPMMVFILKRFFDGIPRELEDAARIDGASELRVFRSIVLPLSRPIVSAVSIFVFIGAWNNFMWPFVVTNDPDLMTLPVGLATVKDAYGIQYAGSMASALLSAAPLIVMFLLFQRRIVNSVATTGLGGG, from the coding sequence GTGTCCGCCGTCTCCACCCCCGTCCGCCGGCCGCGCCGACCGCGCCGCGAGGAGTCCGGGTCCCCCCTGCTGCTCGGCCACGGACGGCTGCCCCGCGTCCTCGCCGGGACCGCGCTGACCGTTCTCGCCGTCGTCTGGCTACTGCCCTTCCTCTGGGCGGTCGCCACCTCGCTGCAGAGCGAGCAGGACGTGATGAAGTCGGGCCTGTCGCCGTTCAAGGGGGCCTTCACACTGGCCGCCTACCGGCAGATCATCGACCGGGGAAACGTTCCGACCTGGGCCTTCAACAGCGTGCTGATCGCGGCCCTGGTCACCGTGCTCACCGTGGCCGTCTCCACTCTCGCCGCGTACGGGTTCTCCCGCGGCACCTTCCGCGGCAAGCGCGCCCTGCTCGCCGTCACCGTCGCCGCGATCATGGTCCCGCCCCAGCTGCTCATCGTCCCGCTCTTCGAGCAGATGACGACGTTCCACCTGGTCGACACCTACGCGGCGGTCATCCTGCCGCAGGTCGTGGCCCCCATGATGGTCTTCATCCTCAAGCGCTTCTTCGACGGCATCCCCCGCGAACTGGAGGACGCCGCCCGCATCGACGGCGCGTCCGAACTCCGGGTGTTCCGGTCGATCGTCCTTCCGCTGTCCCGCCCGATCGTCTCCGCCGTATCGATCTTCGTCTTCATCGGTGCGTGGAACAACTTCATGTGGCCCTTCGTCGTCACCAACGACCCCGACCTCATGACGCTCCCCGTCGGCCTCGCCACCGTCAAGGACGCCTACGGCATCCAGTACGCCGGGTCCATGGCGTCCGCCCTGCTGTCGGCGGCCCCGCTGATCGTGATGTTCCTCCTCTTCCAGCGGCGCATCGTCAACTCCGTGGCCACCACCGGCCTCGGCGGCGGCTGA